The window taaggTGTGTGCATGCACTGCATCCAGGATTGGGTCAGGGAAGGCTGAACCTAGATTAGGCTCTAATCGTCTTTCTGGGACTCAAGGTTTCCTCGAAGCACTCCCTCTCCTCTCCACACTCCTCAGCGAGGTCAGCACCCAAAGAAGACCCCTACCTCTTTTCCTTGTCCTCCTCCCTGTAGTTGTACAACTGCAGTACTGCAGACTATTAATGAGTATGggtacttgtgtgtgtgtgtgtgaattgaGTGGAGAGTGTGTTAATGTCAGTGAGAGTGAATATTGGGCATATATTGACCGCAACAGTATGAGATCATTTCTTCAGATCATATCTTCTTCGTCTTctgtcgtgtgtgtgtgggtgtgcgtTTGACCatgcattagtgtgtgtgtgcttttcagCTGTCAGTGGAGATGTTACTGGGCCTCTGTCCTGGCCCTGCACCTGTGGCCTCTCTCATTCCCTCAGCCTGACGCAATGCTCTGCTACAGGACATGAGCTCATGCAGGAAACGGagccacacacacgcacacatacacatatgccAAAAGTGGAGCCGCCTGCCTCTTAAAGGGCCAGACGCGCATTCCTGGCCGCCCAGCAGTTAACCTAACTCACTCACAGAAGCACAGAGAGCCCCTTTTTTTCCAGCTCCTGCTGCTCTAAAGGGACCCAGACATTGTAGCCCAGATTCACCTTTTAAAGACTACTGAGGGTCTGCTAATGATGGTGCGGTGTTCGTGATGGAAGTCTTTGCAGAGttcccagtgtgtgtgtgtctaaatgGAAAACCATTCATATGCCTAACCgcttctctccatctcttctttCCTTGCAGGAGGCTTTGCAGCtttttcctcctgtttccccGGCCTGTGTGAAGGGAAGCCTGCCACTGCTCTACCTATGAGCTTGTCCCAGCCCTGCTTGCCTGTAGCTAACGTAGGGCCTACTCGCATCCTGCCTCACCTCTATTTGGGATCACAAAAAGACGTCCTCAATAAGGTATCATTTATTTTGGATATTTTGCCAGTAAAGAATGTCTGACTTGCTTTTACTCGCAATAAAGCATGATGCTAAACCACATACATGTCCCTCTCTGCAGGATCTGATGGCTCAGAATGGTATCACCTATGTGCTGAATGCCAGCAACACCTGCCCCAAGCCAGACTTTATCAGCGAAAGCCATTTCATGCGCATCCCAGTAAATGACAACTACTGTGAGAAATTACTTCCATGGCTGGACAAAACGAACGAATTCATAGGTAAGGGCGtgttctgtgttttgtgtttggcTTGAAGGACATGTGGAGATGAGGAAGTGAATTAATCTCAAATTATGCATCAAAGAATGCAGTGATATTCTGTTAGTAACCATGCACATGTAATATAGGTAAACTGTCTGCTTAGATGAACCCTTGTACTCTTTCAGGatatgtctgtttttattcagtaGACACTGATTTTCTCCCGAGACTTCCTACTAAAAAGGAGACCTGTCAGTGGTATGCAGTGTTGCATGTATTTTCATATAGTTCTATATATTCATACATATTTGTTTCCACCTCTCAACAGACAAAGCTAAGGTATCAAACTGCAGAGTCATTGTGCACTGCCTGGCTGGAATCTCACGTTCAGCAACCATCGCCATAGCATACATCATGAAGACAATGGGCCTATCGTCAGATGATGCCTACAGGTACACCTGCGCTTCCCACCCATTAACAGCTGAGCTAAGGTGTCAGTACCAGTACAAAGACATCTCACTGTTGTCAGGTGGAATCTAATTCTTAGATCCCTGCCAGCAAGCGTAGTTTATACAAAAGGCTTAGCTTTGCCCTGTCAGGACAAGTCTGGCACACTATTATGTATTGTGAATCAGTAAAAGGGCTCACACCCTTTATATAGGTCATTTATGTAATCTTAGGAATTCAGATGTGATTTATTATAAAACCATTACCGCACTTCAGAACACAATTGCTTAGTTGTGTCCtatttttttcaaactttttattttttctgctgACAGATTCGTAAAGGACAGAAGACCGTCCATATCCCCCAACTTTAACTTCCTGGGTCAGTTGCTGGAGTTTGAGAAGGGCCTGCGATTACTCCAAGCTTTAACCTCCGATGACAAGaaatctgaaaacaacactAAGCAGAATTCAGAGGTTAACGGAGTCATCACAGGCTTCGAGATGAATGGTCATCATAGCAACTGTGACTCATCCGCCACAGAGCCACACATCCCGCCGGAACCCAAGCTGCCGTCACCCACCTCTCTCCAGCAAGGCTTCAATGGCCTGCACCTCTCTGCAGAGAGGATCATGGACACTAATCGACTCAAACGCTCCTTCTCCCTAGACATTAAGTCTGTCTATTCCCCTAACAGTCCCCACTGCCCCAACCTGGCACCCACACACTCTGAAGACGTCCCCAAGCTGTGCAAGCTTGACAGCCCAGGAAGAGGCATCTCCAATGGTGTCTGTTCTCAGTCTCCCGTCCTTGACAGCCCCAGCTCCTCTGATTCACCATTCCCCTCACCGGGCAGTGGGGGCAGCATAGGAGGCTTGGGATTCAGTGGAAGTGAAGGAGTCCATCGTTCTGGTTCTTCCTCATCCAGACCCagaagaaaaaccaaacaaaactgcAGCAGTTCGCCGATCCACTCCCAACCACGCCAGCCTCCGCAGTCCCTCAACTTGCTGCTGGACCACAAGAGCCCCAGCCTGGAAGAAAACCTAAAGGGCTCCCTGCTCCTCTCATTACCTTCCCTGCCCACTGTGGGTTCTGGGGCTATGTGgaccaaacacagagacactgtCCAAGCCACAACCCCCGTCACTCCAGTCACCCCGACTGCAGATGCTCCCTGGCACTTTGGAGCAGAGGAAGGTGGTCAGGGAGGGATGGAGCTGGGAGCAGGAGAGGTAGGGGGACAGGAGTCGTCGGTGAGGTTCGGTAGCAGCTCGGCGTATGTGGCATTTGGCTGTAGCGAAGGTGTGCGGTTACGAGACAAATCCCAGAGGGAGAAGCCGTCAGCACCACAGACGCAGCGAGACCTCCGAGACTCTTCGTCGTCTTCAGCAGTGACAATGTCCACCAGCTCGAATAACAGTGGGGCTGCATCTGAAAAGCAGTTCAAGCGGCGCAGCTGTCAGATGGAGTTTGAGGAGGGCATCTCCGAGACAAGGTCCAGGGAAGAACTGGGGAAAATCGGGAAGCAGTCAAGCTTCTCTGGGAGCATGGAGATCATAGAGGTATCCTGACAGATAATGGACATCATCAGAGCTGCCCCTTGGGGGCAAAAATGGACCTAGTTAGAGGGAGCGCAGGAAGAGGACATTCAAGGTGGAGCCGAGGAGTTGTTATTGGGGGTTTTTTAAGCTCCCCTTACAGACAGTGTTAAAGACTCTAGTTGAGAGAAGGACAAATGCAAGCTGAGCGTTAATGTGAAAAGGTTAGCATTCGCACCTGGACAGACAGAGCCTCAGATGTGGTGCTTAGCAGACCATAACCATCCTGAACTCTTgtacaaaaatgaagaaaaatcttGGGGGGGAGGGAGGTAAAGAGGACAAATCTAGGTACTGAACTCTTTATGTTTATGAGCTCTGTCCCAGACATAATGAAACAACCCAGGGCAAATGTTGCATCCTTAATATATAGAATTCTTCCCTTATTTTGACAGAGTTGAGACACAAACTGCTTGCCTGTGGTCAAACGTAGCGTGTTTCAGTGGGTGTATAGCTTGTGATTTGAGCCAAGCCCGATGTTCTCTCTCCCGACGCTTCACCCCGGTTTCGATAAGCCTCATAAGCTCGCACGGCTACGTTTGTCCCCCTTCCCAGTGGCTCTGCCTACTACAGGGAAAACAATAAAGGACTCCTTAACAGCACCATATCCTCACATTGCCACAGCACAAGGCAGAGAGATCCAAAGGACTTAATATTAAGGCGGTACTGCATCCTGACAATGAAGGATCCTCTGCATTTTGTTGATGAAAGACTATTTGAAGAATGGGCAGTGTTTCCCCCTCCTAAAGCACAGTGCGCCTTTCCTGACTTTGTTCCCTTGTTTCCAGTGTTAACAGAGTGATGGGACTGAGGTTTCAGGATGCTGATGAGGGTATGCGTTAATAACCCCTCAGCTCGCTATTAGACCCCCTCCGAGCCTCCTCCCACTCCTTCCAGTCACCACCTATGGTCGCCGCTGAGCATGCACCTGAGAGGCTGACTACAGACAGACGAATACTATATATacaatatgaatatatatagCAATTTTAATGGACTTCTGTTCAGTTATAGTTTTAATTTATTGTATTGGTTCATTCTGGTAATGAGAAATAATATAATGTTTTGtggatttatttctttttttcttttgttgaattataattattattattatttgctgtATGGTATTTATGAACACACACTCAAACGAATACACACATTCAACAAATTCAAGCAAAGCAATATGTGATGTTCCTTCTTTGGGGAGAGTGATGTATGATCCTGAGATGcacttttctgcttttctggTAACAATTAGTCAAATTATCTTTCGCATCCTTGCAACATGATAAAAGCCAAgttttgactcttttttttttgtacttagAAGATGACACACACTCCCCTCTAATATCTTTTAAGGACAGCACTGCTGTTCTCGCTCATCTGCAGCGTGACCTCGTTGATTTCAATTGAGGGCTTAAGCGTTACCTAAAaagactgttttgtttgtctgtgtgaagaGGGAGACAGAGTAGCCATGCAATCTCTGATCACTCACACACGGTGAAACATCCTCTGCCAGTTTCATGAGGGCTTGCATAACAACAGCTATATGCAAACAGACGCAATCTTTCACAAGTTTGAGATTTAAAGGCTGAGCGTCCTCCCTGAGCCAGCACATGTTTATCAGTCATCATCACAGTGCATCCACCAAAGCTgaaaccaacacacacacacgcatacacacctCACACTGTATGCCCTTATACTCACACATGTAAAGCCTAGCTCCCCTcccttccacacacacacacacccttttgTTCATTCTCAGGGGATCTTTCAGTGAGCCAAGCCCGACACAGGGTACACAGCTGCTGGTACATCAGCACAATGCATGTCCATAAAGCTCCTtagcttttctttctgtctgttttttgttttcttatttcttattttccaaagctttgattaaaaacaccagtaacaaaatggaaaggaaaaaaagtgaggATCTTCGTATCCTGAGGTGAAAGACATGAATGCTCTCCTGGTGCGAGatggttatttatttataatgtaaatgtgtttatttttcctttgaCCCTTGATTAGCTTTACTCTTTGGCAATCTCTGACTTTTGACCTTATGCTGCTGCAACTACAGTAATTTCAGATAGATTCCTATGTTTCCCCCGGGGCTCAAGCAacctttcttttcctcacctccctccttatattttttaaaaaactgttgtTAGAATTATTTATGACATGTAACAAGGATGATGCAGGCTGTCCCATTtgctaaaattattattattattattgttattattattattattattattattattactatgtTGTTGTGTAAATAGCAACGCATCTAAGAACACTGATGAATTTAGAtgagtttttaaaagaaaatcctgATACCTTAGGCTGCTTGATGCAAAAATACCTCAGGTTCTACTGAAAGGCTTTTCCTTCCCCTGTTCATGTTTTTGtgaaaatgagacaaaaatacagaaatgacaaaatacaaactcctctctgcttcttcttcttcttctttgtgtgtttacattGGGTGCGATCAGGGCTGGGGAGGGAATTCCACCAACAGATTAACAACACATTACGACATCCAGAGATGCAGAGGCTCAGTATTGATTTTCTGTTTAACAAACTCGTCTCTGACCACACAACAGGGcttcattgatttttttcttcctcttgctCTCCGCCAGTGCCGGTGGCACATGGTTGCATATGCTGGTAGGGTTGTGAATTATTAAATGCAAAGACTAATTTGAAGAGAACAAGAGAAAAGATACATGTCTTAATAAGAATTAAGCAACATTTCAGGTtcctactttaaaaaaagaaagaagagtaTATTACAGTGAATGAAAGTAGGGGTGTCAGATGGCTTTTTGGCATCGTTTTTTAATTATCTAGAAAATTATTTGAGCTAGGTCTTTCAACTTTTTTTAGGGTAAATATCTGGTACTGTTGCTATATAAATGTTGACTCTCACAACGTGGCTCAAGATAACTTAGAAGGAAGGATGTCTTAAGTCCCTAAAGTATTTGGATGTCCGATCTCTGACAGCAGATTTAGCAGCTTGTACTAATCGCAGTTTTGCACGGAGGGcacatattattttatttacagctttTCATATACAAAACACGTTCTTTTAATGAGTCCAAATAAGGGTAATGGATTTACAGATAGTAAAGCTCACACGTAGGACAACaatccaaaaaaaacaaccaaaacatcAAAGCAGTCCCAGGTAAAACAAAAGTTGACAAATCCAAATAACTTTGGATTTTTAATACATAGTCATGTTTACAGTTCTTAGCAAGTTTATTATGTCacttgtcattaaaaaaaaaaaaaagtcacgtTCTTGATTGAAAGTAAATATCTGTACCGTGCTGCCAGTAATTATATTTTTAGAAATTTAAATATCCCTTGGATTAAAGCGCATCCACATATGGGTGGATTATTAGttacagaaacatttaaaacatgaatttGGTAATTCCCACTACTGTTAATTTAGGGCAGCTGCAGCACAAACATTGGgtggtggtct is drawn from Pelmatolapia mariae isolate MD_Pm_ZW linkage group LG7, Pm_UMD_F_2, whole genome shotgun sequence and contains these coding sequences:
- the dusp8a gene encoding dual specificity protein phosphatase 8 isoform X1, whose product is MAGEKGPNKRSAMDIKRLASLIQRGTGRLLVIDSRTFSEYNASHVQGAVNVCCSKLVKRRLQQDKVSVTELLQPNGKVKVELGRKQEVVVYDQSSKEAGHLSKDGFVHILMGKLEGTFHKVSLLTGGFAAFSSCFPGLCEGKPATALPMSLSQPCLPVANVGPTRILPHLYLGSQKDVLNKDLMAQNGITYVLNASNTCPKPDFISESHFMRIPVNDNYCEKLLPWLDKTNEFIDKAKVSNCRVIVHCLAGISRSATIAIAYIMKTMGLSSDDAYRFVKDRRPSISPNFNFLGQLLEFEKGLRLLQALTSDDKKSENNTKQNSEVNGVITGFEMNGHHSNCDSSATEPHIPPEPKLPSPTSLQQGFNGLHLSAERIMDTNRLKRSFSLDIKSVYSPNSPHCPNLAPTHSEDVPKLCKLDSPGRGISNGVCSQSPVLDSPSSSDSPFPSPGSGGSIGGLGFSGSEGVHRSGSSSSRPRRKTKQNCSSSPIHSQPRQPPQSLNLLLDHKSPSLEENLKGSLLLSLPSLPTVGSGAMWTKHRDTVQATTPVTPVTPTADAPWHFGAEEGGQGGMELGAGEVGGQESSVRFGSSSAYVAFGCSEGVRLRDKSQREKPSAPQTQRDLRDSSSSSAVTMSTSSNNSGAASEKQFKRRSCQMEFEEGISETRSREELGKIGKQSSFSGSMEIIEVS
- the dusp8a gene encoding dual specificity protein phosphatase 8 isoform X2 encodes the protein MPLDVVIAPAEDCFWPDLQDTDMRLKIRVRRMKEGRELRGGFAAFSSCFPGLCEGKPATALPMSLSQPCLPVANVGPTRILPHLYLGSQKDVLNKDLMAQNGITYVLNASNTCPKPDFISESHFMRIPVNDNYCEKLLPWLDKTNEFIDKAKVSNCRVIVHCLAGISRSATIAIAYIMKTMGLSSDDAYRFVKDRRPSISPNFNFLGQLLEFEKGLRLLQALTSDDKKSENNTKQNSEVNGVITGFEMNGHHSNCDSSATEPHIPPEPKLPSPTSLQQGFNGLHLSAERIMDTNRLKRSFSLDIKSVYSPNSPHCPNLAPTHSEDVPKLCKLDSPGRGISNGVCSQSPVLDSPSSSDSPFPSPGSGGSIGGLGFSGSEGVHRSGSSSSRPRRKTKQNCSSSPIHSQPRQPPQSLNLLLDHKSPSLEENLKGSLLLSLPSLPTVGSGAMWTKHRDTVQATTPVTPVTPTADAPWHFGAEEGGQGGMELGAGEVGGQESSVRFGSSSAYVAFGCSEGVRLRDKSQREKPSAPQTQRDLRDSSSSSAVTMSTSSNNSGAASEKQFKRRSCQMEFEEGISETRSREELGKIGKQSSFSGSMEIIEVS